The genomic interval TAAATCTTGTTTttctaaaaatgaaaagaattttttttttcctgttacaCTGGGAAGATGGGAAAAAATCCCCCAATGTGCTCATCATGTTTTCTGTCTTGTGGAGGCTTGAACCTTTTGCAAGTCGTTCATGATCCTCAAAGCTCATGATAAAACAGTGAAGCATTTTTGTTTCACCTAGTCATACGTTCCCAAGATATCAACCATGCATTCCCTGGATGTCTTAAGACTCTCCTTTATGTTTAAACTTGGTTAATATACTGGGGCTTTTGGAAATTTTCCTTCCTAATTTTGTTTTCAGATGTATTTCATTCAATTGTCATTGTCTGACATGTTTTTGAGTGTATCTTCATCCTTCTATTGTAAATCTCATTGGTTTTAGTGGGGAGTTCTTTATAGCCCTTGCCTTTTGGCCTTTCAATAGATTGGATGTTGCCACCTAGAGTTCCAATCCAAATCCTACTACTTGAAATTTGGTAATCAAAGTCTAGCTCGTTGATGAGGATATAAGTTAAAGTTGATTCAGTTATTACTGATTGACTTGGTATTAGTTCTGATTTAGTTCAACCTAGAATATTATGACTTTTCTTGGAAAAATTCAGTATGTTCATCATCAAGCTTTTTTGTTGGCTttctgttttaattttattattaccaTATGCATATTTTGGAGAAATGATGGAATtctgttttatatatattataactaatAATGGTAGGCAGTTTAGAAACATGATTACAGAATGTGCATGTGGCTGGCTTTTAATGTGTAGCATGCGGCGTGAGCCTTTCCTGCACCCTGTCTCTTTCTATAgtctctcttttttatttgtcttttgTTGATTTctgatttatattattattcttttcgCATTCTTTTCTTGGTGGTTTACAGATGAATAAGATGGGCCTAACTTCATAGGGATAGTATGTtactaatttttaagaattcttTTAGAGCATAGGAAGCTCAAGAACTATTCTACTTCTCAACtgtttttctctatcttttttaaaattgtaaatggGGCCTTTTCCATGGCCTTGAGATAAAGCTGTTCTGTTTCTATGAGGCAAATTTGAACTGCTTTCTGTGTGTTTGTGTTCAGGTTGCATCCTTTTAAtgttctgtctctctctctctctctctctatatatatatatatatatatatatatatgaagtaaaCTTGTTCACTAACCAAAGAACCAAAGGTATTTATCAAGAATTTGGTCGTTAAATACTCCAATCATGGTCTTGCACCTCCATTTTAGCATCCTCAAGGTCCTCAACaccataataaataatttgtacGAGAATATTCAATTGGAATGCTCTTGGACATTTGTGGGTTCTTTGTGTGTGACCTATAACGATTGTATGCAGAGTGGTAACCTAATTGTTTCAATCCCATGCCTGGGATTTCCTATATAGGTCATTAATTGTTGAATGCATGGACTATTAATTGATATGTAAAATGATCTTTTATTGCATAAGTGTTTTTAATAGATCCATACAACCACCCACAACAGTAACAATACAAGACTTAATCTGGCTAAATGGGGCTGCCTTTGTCTAGAATCCTTGTTGAAAAAATCCAATGATTTCTACGTTGGTTGTCGATTATCTAATGCCACCCGTCTACCTTCATTTGGACTTGGGACGGCTGGAATAAGAAATAATACTTTCAACACTAGATGAGTTGAGAGGATGGCTCAATCCATATAAAGAGTGACATTTTGTAAGtgaaatatatttgaaaataattaccCGTGCAGGAAACCTTCTCTTGAGTCTGTCTGCTTCTTTAAGTTAATTCAGTTCTTTGCCTTCTAGTTAACTTTTCAATTGAGGCCTAATTATTGTCTTGAGAAACATATTTTGCCGTTGTTATTTTACTTTATGAAAATCCTTGACATTGTTCTTACTGCAAGTGTTATTAAGTCTCGGATGAAGTTGTTACTCTTGATATTTCACTGTTctaaattttgtgaaattggtCAGGTTAACCAAACAAACTTATTTTTCTGTTCCTTCATTGTGATTTTTGTCCTATGACAGCGATTCAAGTGGATCAGACGACGAATTTGATGCGAAGAATGAAAGACGATGTTCGTGCAGAATAATGTAATCTTTGGATGTCCCTAAGAACAGCTTGTGCAATTGAACTGATTCTATTAAGAGGACCAAAACGATGAACTGATTGTTTGAGTTACCACTAACCAACCACGAATGCAACATTTCTGGCTTGCTCTGCTAGAGTTTGGACACAAGAAAAGCGGATTCTTGTGCTTGGGACATGCCGGACTGGGGGGGATTTCGAATCGGGCGGCCTCTGTTACAGTTGTCggatatgtctatatatataaactactTGGGCTTTCAATTTTGTCTAGTTGGATCTTGCACAATGACTGCATTAGCTATTGTTTCATCATATTAATCAATTCTATTTtcaagttttttctttcttggctGAGGGTTGAATCTACAATGTGGAGCTGAGTGTCTTATCGTTTACAATTACAGTGTGACTATTTGAGTGCCTGCGTTGCTGATTACCAGCTCTGCCTCTGCAGGCTGCTGAGATTACCTTCCTGTTGAAACTAGGGGTTGTAGTGTATCGTCAGTTTCTTCCCTAAATGTTTTAtggaattttctatttaataataatttttttataaaaatatacaattatattatttttagcgtaaataacaaaattttgaatccaACTTACCAAATTAATTCTCATCAGCAAGACAAGactatatgagactgagatcctCCACATTTAAACCTCTAAAACTAGGTTATATAATCACATCTCTCTCCATGGCTCCATCCAGACTAAGGGTGTATGTGTGCGTGGAGCAAAGGAGTCAAGGAGAGCCGTAAGCTCCACTTGAACTTGGCCGCGTCTTAGCCACATACAAAAGCGCCAAGTAGGCCTCATCTCACCCCCACCTAACTGCAACACCACAACATCCCCGTACCAGTGATAACTCCACCATCCACCAACCAAAATTTTCCCGGAAAACCCAAGCCCACCCAGAAAGTAAGGAAGAAAGGATGTCAGTCGCTTCATCTCCAATCCCTTTCATCAAAATCCCCAAATCTTCATCcccatcctcctcctcctccttctcctgCTCATCCCCATCTCCCTCTTCCTCCTCATGCTCTTCCTCTTCCCCTTCCTCCTTCAGGTTCTCCCTCTCAAAGCCCTCTGTTCTCACCATAAGGAGCTCCCAGACCGAGGGCCCTCTCAGAAGACCCCTTGCCCCTTCTCCCCCTCCGGCCGTCAAGCCCCTCCAGCCCCCCTCCCCGACGCCGCCGGCCCCCAAGCCCTCTCCGCCGTCGGTGGCCGCGCCGGTGAAGGAGAAGGGTGCTGCGGTGGTCACCTTGGAGTTTCAGAGGCAAATGGCCAAGGAGCTTCAGGATTACTTCAAGCAGAAGAAGCTTGAGGAGGCTAATAAGGGCCCTGTCTTTGGATTCGTTGGCAAGAATGAAATCAGCAATGGCAGGTAGGGCTTACTAATTTTGCCCTTTTAACGTTTCTCTGTGTGGGTTGATGTTTTTTGGGGTTGCTTAGGATGATGAATTTCCAGGTCAattgatataatataataccCTTTTGCTTTCTGTTTGGTTGCTGAGAAAAATAGGCAATGGCCAAGAAAATTGAAGATGTTGTGAATTTGGATTGAAAACAAATCACAATTAAACCATCACCCACATACACGATTACagaatttaatgtgaaaaaacCAAATCAGAAAAATCACCTGTAGAgataacaaaatattactaagcaaatattattacaataaaAGTGATATTGCCACTactaaaatatcactaaaataaTATTGTTGCACTTAATTCTAGAGCATTGTGAACCTATTTATACACTTAAAATTATCTATAGATATACACATGAAATCATATCTTGATAAGAAGACGATTCATGAGAATATTcttttaaatgaaataaatctcAATCAAAATCGAATTCGACAACATtttaatcacaatcaaatttgaaatcataatcACGGTCAAATTAGGAGTTATAATCTCAGTCAAATTTGAACTTTAGGTCACAATTGAAGAGAAGGAGTATCCAATTCCTAGTATTTGGTTGTAACACTCTGGGTTTTTGCCAAAAAAGTATTAATTGAAGGTAATTCTTaatattatt from Diospyros lotus cultivar Yz01 chromosome 8, ASM1463336v1, whole genome shotgun sequence carries:
- the LOC127808057 gene encoding light-harvesting complex-like protein OHP2, chloroplastic, producing MSVASSPIPFIKIPKSSSPSSSSSFSCSSPSPSSSSCSSSSPSSFRFSLSKPSVLTIRSSQTEGPLRRPLAPSPPPAVKPLQPPSPTPPAPKPSPPSVAAPVKEKGAAVVTLEFQRQMAKELQDYFKQKKLEEANKGPVFGFVGKNEISNGRWAMFGFAVGLLTEYATGYDLVDQVKILLSNFGIVDLE